Proteins from a single region of Rhinolophus sinicus isolate RSC01 linkage group LG13, ASM3656204v1, whole genome shotgun sequence:
- the GDPGP1 gene encoding GDP-D-glucose phosphorylase 1 encodes MAVPHGSNETSYLLPPNKEDWEKQGIPDFIYGQKDLMQEGVQWPRNVPSFLDTLPLSRFDTVLCSAWRQRMELGLFRYCLGELQTQTLPGTVGFVAQLNVERGVQRRPPQNIRSVRQPFDPEQFNFNKIRPGEVLFRLHREPGLPDVLQQEDILVLINVSPLEWGHVLLVPEPARGLPQRLLPGALRAGLEAVLLSSHPGFRIGFNSLGGLASVNHLHLHGYYLAHRLPVEGAPSEPLDPGGHLYLLQAVPAPGFLFYTSGPGPDLEALISRVCRATNYLTDHEIAHNLFVTRGAPPGKSSPSSALTGIRVILWARKSSFGIKEGEAFNVALCELAGHLPVKTSQDFSSLTEAAALALIQDCLLPHDQAAEVRSALVALVAQEEQ; translated from the coding sequence ATGGCTGTTCCACATGGTTCAAATGAAACCTCCTATTTGCTACCTCCAAACAAAGAGGACTGGGAAAAGCAAGGCATTCCTGACTTTATCTATGGACAGAAGGACCTCATGCAGGAAGGGGTTCAGTGGCCGAGGAACGTACCCAGCTTCCTGGACACGCTGCCGCTGTCTCGCTTCGACACTGTACTCTGCTCTGCCTGGAGGCAGCGGATGGAGCTGGGGCTGTTCCGCTACTGCCTGGGGGAGCTACAGACCCAAACCCTCCCTGGTACTGTGGGTTTTGTGGCTCAGCTGAATGTGGAGCGAGGGGTGCAGAGGAGACCCCCCCAGAACATCAGGAGCGTGAGGCAGCCATTTGACCCTGAACAGTTTAACTTCAACAAAATCCGGCCAGGAGAAGTCCTCTTCCGTTTGCACCGGGAGCCCGGTCTCCCAGATGTTCTCCAGCAAGAGGACATCCTCGTGCTGATCAATGTCAGCCCCCTGGAGTGGGGCCATGTGCTGCTGGTGCCGGAGCCCGCCCGGGGGCTCCCCCAGCGCCTGCTGCCGGGGGCACTGCGGGCCGGGCTGGAGGCTGTGCTCCTCAGCTCACACCCGGGCTTTCGCATTGGCTTCAACAGCCTGGGTGGCTTGGCCTCAGTGAACCACCTCCACCTGCACGGCTACTACCTGGCCCACAGACTGCCCGTGGAGGGGGCACCAAGCGAGCCCCTGGACCCTGGGGGCCATTTGTACCTACTCCAGGCTGTCCCAGCTCCCGGCTTCCTCTTCTACACCAGCGGGCCTGGGCCTGACCTGGAAGCCTTGATAAGCAGGGTATGTCGGGCCACTAATTATCTCACTGACCACGAGATTGCACATAATTTGTTTGTGACCCGGGGGGCCCCACCTGGAAAGTCTTCACCTTCCTCAGCCCTCACGGGAATCCGGGTAATCCTCTGGGCCCGGAAGTCCAGTTTTGGGATAAAGGAAGGTGAGGCATTCAATGTTGCCCTCTGTGAGCTGGCCGGTCACCTCCCTGTCAAAACATCCCAGGACTTCAGCAGCCTGACAGAAGCAGCCGCTCTGGCCCTCATTCAAGACTGTCTGCTGCCCCACGATCAGGCGGCAGAGGTACGGTCAGCACTGGTGGCCTTGGTAGCCCAGGAGGAGCAGTAA